Proteins encoded within one genomic window of Dasypus novemcinctus isolate mDasNov1 chromosome 17, mDasNov1.1.hap2, whole genome shotgun sequence:
- the LOC101431310 gene encoding LOW QUALITY PROTEIN: serine/threonine-protein kinase ULK2-like (The sequence of the model RefSeq protein was modified relative to this genomic sequence to represent the inferred CDS: inserted 4 bases in 4 codons; deleted 2 bases in 1 codon) — MDHSPEKTTCLAARGGGGPDREERPGPGEASLTPAPRGGLPASAPASQAGACARARGRGCPRPAARECARAPRAPGADPGPLPARPPAACPAREVVGDFEYSKRDLVGHGAXAVVFWGRHRQETDWEVAIKSINKKNLSKSQILLGKEIKILKELQLENIVALYDVQEFXNSVFPVMEYCSGGDLADHLPAKGTLSEDTIRVHLHQIAAAMRALHSQGIIHRGMKPQNILLSYANRRKSTVSGIRIKIVDFGFARYLHSDMMCGSPVYMAPEVIMSQYYDAKAGLWSIGAVIYQCLVGKPPFQANSPQDLRMFYEKNRSLMPSIPRETSPYLANLLLGLLQRNQKDRMDFEXIFSHPFLEQVPVKKSCPVPVPMYAGSVSGSSCGSSPSCRFASPPSLPDTQHIQRKLSSPPLGPPNYLQVSKDSASTSSKNSSCDMDDFVLVPLNVSQTTHIICQWELLADVLQMNSWCVEGNASLLCHLTVRQHPFQFLSAVVRRSNTSPMGFLRLGPCSPAPADTARTAGRRLSTGSSGPYSPSALVGAVPEQFAQCCCGRPQGHESRSGNSSGSPVPQAHSPQSLLLGARLQSAPTLTDIYQNKQKLRKQHSDPVCPSQATAPFKIPKTQASSNLLALVPGQGPAEGLPEDGSDPRECXQCPLAQGSERQRPEQHGKAAFGRSGKLSDPQVKASLGGQLHQGSTDSLNTERPMDIAPAGACGAVLAPPVGTSSRAALLTVGSPPHSATAPACTHVVLRTRTTSVGSSSPGGSLCSASGRGCVGSPPGLCSGSSPPGAEAAPSLRYMPYGASPPSLEGFITSEAPDLPEETLMEREHTDTLRHLNAMLMFTECALDLTAVRAGNPELCTSAVSLYQIQESAVVDQISQLSKDWGRGEQLVLYTKAAQLLAASLHLSKAQIRSGKLSPSTAVKQVVKNLNERYKFCISVCKKLTEKLNRFFSDKQRFIGEINNITAEKLIYNCAVEMCRRNEPFHQQTEDIVYRYHKAALLLEGLTKILPDPVDIENIHKYKSSIERRLSALCYSPGTM, encoded by the exons atggatcattctccagagaAGACTACATGCTTG GCagcccgcggcggcggcgggccgGACCGTGAGGAGCGGCCGGGACCCGGCGAGGCCTCGCTGACCCCGGCCCCGCGCGGCGGCCTCCCCGCTTCCGCCCCGGCCTCTCAGGCAGGAGCGTGCGCCCGGGCCCGGGGCCGCGGCTGCCCCAGGCCGGCCGCCCGCGAGTGCGCTCGGGCCCCGCGGGCCCCCGGTGCTGAtcccggccccctccccgcccgcccgcccgccgcgtGCCCCGCCAGGGAGGTGGTGGGCGACTTCGAGTACAGCAAGAGGGACCTCGTGGGACACGGGG TCGCCGTGGTCTTCTGGGGGCGGCACCGCCAGGAAACTGATTGGGAGGTAGCTattaaaagtattaataaaaagaaCTTGTCAAAATCACAAATACTGcttggaaaggaaattaaaatcttaAAGGAACTTCAGCTTGAAAATATTGTAGCACTCTATGATGTTCAGGAat ccaactctgtctttccggTGATGGAGTATTGCAGTGGTGGAGACCTGGCAGATCATTTGCCAGCTAAGGGGACTCTCAGTGAAGATACCATCAGAGTGCATCTGCATCAGATTGCAGCTGCCATGAGAGCCCTGCACAGCCAAGGGATAATCCACAGGGGCATGAAACCACAGAACATCTTGTTGTCTTACGCCAATCGCAGGAAGTCCACTGTCAGTGGTATTCGCATCAAAATAGTGGATTTTGGTTTTGCTCGTTACCTACATAGTGATATGATGTGTGGATCCCCAGTGTATATGGCTCCTGAAGTTATAATGTCTCAATATTATGATGCTAAGGCAGGCTTGTGGAGCATAGGAGCAGTGATATATCAATGCCTAGTTGGAAAACCACCTTTTCAGGCTAATAGTCCTCAAGACCTAAGGATGTTTTACGAAAAAAACAGGAGCTTAATGCCTAGTATTCCTAGAGAAACATCACCTTACTTGGCTAATCTCCTTTTGGGTTTGCTTCAGAGAAACCAGAAAGATAGAATGGACTTTG GCATTTTTAGCCATCCTTTTCTTGAGCAAGTTCCGGTAAAAAAATCTTGCCCAGTTCCAGTCCCCATGTATGCTGGTTCTGTCTCTGGAAGCTCCTGTGGTAGCTCCCCATCTTGTCGATTTGCCTCTCCACCATCCCTTCCAGATACGCAGCATATTCAG AGAAAACTATCTTCCCCACCATTGGGCCCTCCCAACTACCTACAAGTGTCCAAAGATTCTGCCAGTACTAGTAGCAAGAACTCTTCCTGTGACATGGATGACTTTGTTTTGGTTCCACTCAACGTCTCTCAGACCACTCATATAATATGCCAATGGGAACTGCTGGCAGACGTGCTTCAAATGAATTCTTGGTGTGTGGAGGGCAATGCCAGCCTACTATGTCACCTCACAGTGAGACAGCACCCATTCCAGTTCCT ATCTGCAGTGGTACGAAGGTCTAACACCAGCCCTATGGGTTTCCTCCGACTGGGACCCTGCTCCCCAGCTCCAGCAGACACAGCACGAACTGCTGGACGAAGACTCTCTACAGGGTCTTCCGGGCCTTACTCTCCTTCTGCTTTGGTGGGTGCGGTTCCTGAGCAGtttgcgcagtgctgctgtgggCGTCCTCAGGGCCATGAATCCAGGAGCGGGAACTCCTCAGGTTCTCCAGTGCCACAGGCTCACTCGCCACAGTCTCTCTTATTGGGTGCTAGACTGCAGAGCGCCCCTACCCTCACCGACATCTACCAGAACAAGCAGAAGCTCAGAAAGCAGCACTCTGACCCCGTGTGCCCCTCCCAG GCCACAGCTCCTTTCAAAATCCCTAAAACGCAAGCGTCTTCCAACCTGCTGGCCTTGGTTCCCGGTCAGGGGCCAGCTGAAGGGCTGCCTGAGGATGGCAGTGACCCGCGGGAAT TGCAATGTCCCCTAGCGCAAGGCAGCGAGAGGCAGCGACCCGAGCAGCACGGCAAGGCCGCCTTCGGCAGATCTGGGAAATTATCAGATCCACAAGTAAAGGCATCCTTAGGTGGTCAGCTACATCAGGGTAGCACAGACAGTTTAAATACAGAACGACCAATGGACATAGCTCCTGCAGGAGCCTGTGGTGCGGTGCTGGCACCTCCTGTTGGAACAAGTTCTCGGGCTGCCCTGCTCACGGTAGGGTCCCCTCCACACAGTGCCACGGCCCCCGCTTGTACCCACGTGGTCCTTCGAACGAGAACAACTTCAGTGGGATCCAGCAGCCCTGGAGGCTCCCTCTGCTCTGCCAGCGGCCGCGGGTGTGTGGGCTCCCCGCCCGGGCTGTGCTCGGGCTCGTCCCCTCCGGGAGCAGAGGCAGCCCCCAGCCTGAGATACATGCCTTACGGTGCTTCACCCCCCAGCTTAGAGGGGTTCATCACCTCTGAAGCCCCTGACCTGCCTGAGGAGACCCTGATGGAGCGAGAACACACAGACACCCTCCGCCACCTGAACGCAATGCTGATGTTCACGGAGTGTGCGCTGGACCTCACGGCCGTGCGGGCCGGGAACCCAGAGCTGTGCACATCTGCCGTCTCATTGTACCAGATCCAGGAGAGCGCCGTTGTGGACCAGATCAGCCAGCTGAGCAAAGACTGGGGGCGGGGAGAACAGCTGGTGTTATACACGAAAGCAGCACAGCTGCTCGCAGCTTCTCTGCATCTCTCCAAGGCCCAGATCAGGTCCGGGAAACTGAGCCCATCCACGGCGGTGAAACAAGTTGTCAAAAATCTGAATGAACGATATAAATTCTGCATCTCCGTGTGCAAGAAACTTACAGAAAAGCTGAATCGCTTCTTCTCTGACAAACAGAGATTTATTGGTGAAATCAACAATATAACTGCAGAGAAACTCATCTATAACTGTGCCGTAGAAATGTGCCGTAGAAATGAACCATTTCATCAGCAGACTGAAGATATTGTATATCGCTATCATAAGGCAGCCCTTCTTTTGGAAGGCCTAACTAAGATTCTACCGGACCCTGTGGATattgaaaatatacataaatataaatctaGTATTGAAAGAAGGTTGTCAGCACTCTGCTACAGCCCCGGGACCATGTGA